A portion of the Streptomyces coeruleoprunus genome contains these proteins:
- a CDS encoding SpoIIE family protein phosphatase, with product MKGKGHFRSGHSSWRSSAVSASSRGGASGGSRRRWALLSPHSAAQQVFVLQLLIVLLLVAGGVTALVVQANRGSEREAERLSLAAAEMFANAPGTAEALTGPRPTAVLQPRAEAAWRRAGVDFVLVMDTRGIRLTYPDPRQIGKKFVGTIRPALEGGTVVERAGGPPLPTGTGTAVQAVVPVRAPDGSVVGLVSAGITVENVGDLVDRQLPIILGTGAAALVLSTTGTALVSRRLRRQTHGLGPAEMTRMYEHHDAVLHAVREGVLIVDADGQVLLANDEARRLLDLPEDAERRRVPDLGLDADTARLLASGEPVTDAVRLAGDRLLAVNKRPTAPYGGQAGSVVTLRDTTELAAVSGRAEVARERLKLLYDAGMRVGTTLDVTRTAEELADVSVPQFADVVTVELLDAVLRGEEPSAEATGMRRAAVVGREGDRSLFPVGEAVPAEPADRLTARLVEGAQAAPDHDLHSLVVVPMRARGALLGAAKFWRAGGSPAFEEEDKSFAEELAARAAVAIDNARRYTREHTMAVTLQRSLLPRGVPEQNALDVAHRYLPAAGVGGDWFDVIPLSGTRVALVVGDVVGHGLHAAATMGRLRTAVHNFSTLDLAPEELLDRLDELVARIDADEAAADERDGTGITGATCLYAVYDPVSGRVSAATAGHPGPAVVDPDGTVTFPRLPVSPPLGLGAGLPFESAELTLAEGSRLVLYTDGLIEDRARDLDAGLDALRVALTGPDRGPEETCARVIDAMLPDHPTDDIVLLVARTRRLGPANVAEWDVPRDPAAVGRVRNACARRLAEWGLEEMGFATELILSELITNAIRYGGEPISVRLLHDTSLICEVADGSSTSPHLRRAKTTDEGGRGLFLVARYAERWGTRYTAAGKVIWTEQPLRDGVVEPGGSAEDLLDQWPDEPL from the coding sequence ATGAAGGGAAAGGGGCATTTCCGGTCGGGTCATTCGTCGTGGCGGTCCTCGGCGGTGAGTGCCTCCTCCCGGGGCGGGGCGTCCGGCGGTTCGCGGCGCAGGTGGGCGCTGTTGAGCCCGCACAGTGCCGCCCAGCAGGTGTTCGTGCTCCAGCTCCTCATCGTGTTGCTGCTGGTCGCGGGCGGTGTGACGGCGCTTGTGGTGCAGGCCAACCGGGGCAGTGAGCGGGAGGCCGAGCGGTTGTCGCTGGCCGCCGCCGAGATGTTCGCGAACGCGCCCGGTACCGCCGAGGCACTGACCGGCCCCCGTCCCACGGCGGTGCTGCAGCCGCGTGCCGAAGCGGCCTGGAGGCGGGCCGGTGTGGACTTCGTCCTGGTGATGGACACGCGGGGCATCCGCCTCACCTACCCCGACCCGCGGCAGATCGGGAAGAAGTTCGTCGGGACGATCCGGCCCGCGCTGGAAGGCGGCACCGTCGTCGAGCGGGCCGGCGGGCCGCCGCTGCCCACCGGCACCGGAACGGCCGTCCAGGCCGTCGTGCCGGTCAGGGCGCCGGACGGCTCCGTCGTCGGTCTCGTGTCCGCCGGGATCACCGTGGAGAACGTCGGTGACCTGGTCGACAGACAGCTGCCCATCATCCTCGGCACGGGCGCCGCCGCGCTCGTCCTGTCCACGACCGGGACCGCGCTGGTGTCCCGGCGGCTGCGCCGGCAGACGCACGGCCTGGGCCCCGCCGAGATGACGCGGATGTACGAGCACCACGACGCGGTCCTGCACGCCGTACGGGAAGGCGTGCTGATCGTCGACGCCGACGGACAGGTGCTGCTGGCCAACGACGAGGCGCGGCGGCTGCTCGACCTGCCGGAGGACGCCGAGCGGCGGCGCGTGCCGGACCTCGGGCTCGACGCGGACACCGCGCGGCTGCTGGCCTCCGGCGAGCCGGTCACCGACGCGGTACGGCTGGCCGGGGACCGGCTCCTGGCGGTGAACAAACGGCCCACGGCCCCGTACGGCGGGCAGGCCGGCAGCGTCGTGACGCTGCGGGACACCACGGAACTGGCGGCGGTCAGCGGGCGCGCCGAGGTGGCGCGGGAGCGGCTGAAGCTGCTGTACGACGCCGGGATGCGGGTCGGGACCACGCTGGACGTGACGCGCACCGCCGAGGAGTTGGCGGACGTGTCCGTCCCGCAGTTCGCCGACGTGGTGACGGTCGAGCTGCTGGACGCGGTCCTGCGCGGTGAGGAGCCGTCCGCCGAGGCCACCGGGATGCGGCGCGCCGCCGTCGTCGGCCGGGAGGGCGACCGGTCCCTCTTTCCTGTCGGCGAGGCGGTTCCGGCCGAGCCCGCCGACCGCCTCACCGCCCGGCTGGTCGAGGGGGCACAGGCCGCTCCGGACCACGACCTGCACTCCCTCGTCGTGGTCCCGATGCGGGCGCGCGGCGCGCTGCTCGGCGCGGCGAAGTTCTGGCGGGCGGGCGGCTCACCCGCGTTCGAGGAGGAGGACAAGTCCTTCGCCGAGGAGCTGGCCGCCCGCGCGGCCGTCGCCATCGACAACGCCCGCCGCTACACGCGCGAACACACCATGGCCGTCACCCTCCAGCGCAGCCTGCTGCCCCGCGGGGTGCCCGAGCAGAACGCCCTGGACGTCGCCCACCGCTACCTTCCCGCGGCGGGCGTGGGCGGCGACTGGTTCGACGTGATCCCGCTGTCCGGGACGCGCGTGGCCCTCGTGGTCGGCGACGTCGTCGGGCACGGCCTGCACGCCGCCGCGACCATGGGGCGGCTGCGGACCGCGGTGCACAACTTCTCGACGCTGGACCTCGCGCCCGAGGAACTGCTGGACCGCCTCGACGAGTTGGTGGCCCGCATCGACGCCGACGAGGCCGCGGCCGACGAGCGGGACGGGACCGGGATCACCGGGGCGACCTGCCTCTACGCCGTCTACGATCCCGTCTCCGGACGGGTGTCCGCCGCGACGGCCGGTCACCCGGGGCCCGCGGTCGTCGACCCCGACGGGACCGTGACGTTCCCCCGCCTGCCGGTCTCCCCGCCGCTCGGCCTCGGCGCCGGCCTGCCGTTCGAGAGCGCCGAACTGACCCTTGCCGAGGGCTCCCGGCTGGTCCTCTACACCGACGGGCTGATCGAGGACCGGGCCCGGGACCTGGACGCCGGCCTGGACGCCCTGCGCGTCGCCCTGACGGGTCCCGACCGCGGCCCCGAGGAGACCTGTGCCCGGGTCATCGACGCGATGCTGCCCGACCACCCGACCGACGACATCGTCCTGCTGGTGGCCCGTACGCGCCGCCTCGGCCCTGCGAACGTCGCCGAGTGGGACGTGCCCCGCGACCCGGCGGCCGTGGGGCGCGTCCGCAACGCCTGCGCACGCCGTCTGGCGGAGTGGGGCCTGGAGGAGATGGGCTTCGCCACCGAGCTGATCCTCAGCGAGCTGATCACCAACGCGATCCGCTACGGCGGCGAACCCATCAGCGTCCGGCTGCTCCACGACACGTCCCTGATCTGCGAGGTCGCCGACGGCAGCAGCACCTCTCCCCATCTGCGGCGGGCCAAGACGACGGACGAGGGCGGCCGCGGCCTGTTCCTCGTCGCCCGCTACGCCGAACGCTGGGGCACGCGCTACACCGCCGCGGGCAAGGTCATCTGGACCGAACAGCCCCTGCGGGACGGCGTCGTGGAGCCCGGCGGGTCGGCCGAGGACCTGCTCGACCAGTGGCCCGACGAACCCCTGTGA
- a CDS encoding NAD(P)-binding domain-containing protein, producing MLTGPVRHLPYGVVRPVEQGDLTGGAAAARTGTLVLLAGGDPSGPPGLRPVLDAIARDVRHFGPAGAAPASS from the coding sequence ATGCTTACGGGCCCGGTGCGCCATCTGCCGTACGGCGTCGTTCGTCCGGTCGAGCAAGGAGACCTCACCGGCGGGGCCGCCGCGGCCCGGACCGGGACCCTGGTCCTCCTCGCGGGCGGTGACCCGAGCGGGCCGCCCGGGCTGCGGCCGGTGCTGGACGCGATCGCCCGGGACGTACGCCACTTCGGCCCGGCGGGCGCGGCACCCGCTTCGAGCTGA
- a CDS encoding DUF6223 family protein — translation MSVRSVLAVSAAVLIGGLALAEPAAADPSVQPAAASVYTVSVGRVGASLSALVGLLGALSGALALTRSTRQGRVGTWARRNGSLTALAAGLVAVAVGGVVAATADGGLGTGNGLGGAYFAVLLGLLALTLGWLARSGPRRAR, via the coding sequence ATGTCCGTTCGCTCTGTGCTCGCCGTGTCCGCAGCCGTCCTCATCGGCGGTCTCGCGCTCGCCGAACCGGCCGCCGCGGACCCCTCGGTCCAGCCGGCCGCCGCGAGCGTCTACACCGTGAGCGTCGGCCGGGTCGGGGCCTCCCTGTCCGCGCTCGTCGGCCTCCTCGGCGCGCTCAGCGGCGCCCTGGCCCTGACCCGCTCCACCAGGCAGGGACGCGTCGGCACCTGGGCCCGGCGCAATGGATCCCTCACGGCTCTGGCGGCGGGCCTCGTCGCCGTGGCCGTCGGTGGCGTCGTCGCGGCCACCGCCGACGGCGGCCTCGGCACCGGCAACGGGCTCGGCGGCGCCTACTTCGCCGTGCTCCTGGGCCTGCTCGCCCTCACCCTCGGCTGGCTGGCCCGCTCCGGTCCCCGCCGCGCTCGTTGA
- a CDS encoding PASTA domain-containing protein — MAAPRTTPEPSPPRRDRAWWRTPSGRLVCVAAVPLLGLVDTRLGAVALIVALVVLWRGSPWPKAGKVAATMGTMALLGAVVPDPREDRDTATAAHRTRPPVTASSAAPPASPSPRPARDYRGERLDVAYGRATKSGFTVVYHDASDERKDITARSLWTVCFQQRSDTGERPTLDFGAVRTGDPCPKRDGGPVPWPTMPELVWKTWPKARAEVVALGVPADRVRAEAAYVNDTLPDEGAYDDWRVCAHDPAAGEKVPADTWVTLELSSPENGCPDPDRGTGTSTRLPDRDKDGDPDYRDPFPRDRNRTKAFPNGLPDAPDTGGSGGGGGWSPCRHTRWC; from the coding sequence ATGGCAGCCCCGCGCACCACTCCCGAGCCGTCCCCGCCCCGGAGAGACCGCGCCTGGTGGCGCACACCCTCCGGCCGGCTCGTGTGCGTGGCCGCGGTCCCGCTGCTGGGCCTGGTGGACACCCGGCTGGGCGCCGTCGCGCTGATCGTGGCGCTCGTCGTGCTGTGGCGCGGCAGCCCGTGGCCGAAGGCCGGGAAGGTGGCGGCGACGATGGGCACGATGGCCCTGCTGGGCGCGGTGGTTCCGGACCCGCGGGAGGACCGGGACACGGCGACGGCCGCGCACCGCACCCGTCCGCCGGTCACCGCCTCCAGCGCCGCGCCCCCTGCCTCGCCGAGCCCCCGGCCGGCCCGCGACTACCGGGGCGAACGCCTGGACGTTGCGTACGGGAGGGCCACCAAGTCGGGGTTCACCGTCGTGTACCACGACGCGTCCGACGAGCGGAAGGACATCACGGCCCGCTCGCTGTGGACGGTGTGCTTCCAGCAGCGGTCGGACACCGGCGAGCGCCCCACGCTCGACTTCGGCGCCGTCCGCACGGGCGACCCCTGCCCGAAGCGGGACGGCGGCCCGGTCCCCTGGCCCACGATGCCCGAGCTGGTGTGGAAGACATGGCCGAAGGCCCGCGCGGAGGTCGTCGCCCTGGGCGTCCCGGCCGACCGGGTGCGCGCCGAGGCGGCGTACGTCAACGACACCCTGCCCGACGAGGGTGCGTACGACGACTGGCGGGTCTGCGCCCACGACCCCGCCGCGGGGGAGAAGGTCCCCGCCGACACGTGGGTGACGCTCGAGCTGTCGTCCCCCGAGAACGGCTGCCCGGACCCGGACCGCGGAACCGGCACCTCCACGCGCCTGCCGGACCGCGACAAGGACGGCGACCCCGACTACCGCGACCCGTTCCCCCGCGACCGCAACCGCACGAAGGCCTTCCCCAATGGTCTCCCGGACGCTCCGGACACGGGCGGCTCGGGCGGGGGCGGCGGCTGGAGCCCGTGCCGTCACACGCGCTGGTGCTGA